A genomic stretch from Pontivivens ytuae includes:
- a CDS encoding carboxymuconolactone decarboxylase family protein: MKEDTTMQARLDYMKAAPDAVQAVYALERYTADRSGLEPRILHLLKLRASQMNGCAFCVDMHTREARSDGLPEQWIALICVWREATIFDARERAVLAWTEAVTDIAGSGAPDDAYDAIRAHFSEAEVVRLTVAISTINVWNRLAVSFRTPHAVEVAA, from the coding sequence ATGAAGGAGGACACGACCATGCAGGCCCGTCTCGACTACATGAAAGCCGCCCCCGATGCCGTTCAGGCGGTCTACGCGCTCGAGCGTTACACTGCCGACAGATCCGGGCTCGAGCCGCGCATCCTGCATCTTCTGAAGCTGCGGGCCTCCCAGATGAACGGATGCGCGTTCTGCGTCGACATGCACACGCGCGAGGCCCGCAGCGACGGCCTGCCGGAACAGTGGATCGCCCTCATCTGCGTGTGGCGCGAGGCGACGATCTTCGATGCGCGCGAGCGTGCGGTCCTCGCCTGGACCGAGGCCGTCACCGACATCGCCGGGAGCGGAGCGCCCGACGACGCCTACGACGCGATCCGTGCCCATTTCTCCGAAGCGGAGGTGGTCCGCCTCACGGTCGCCATCTCGACGATCAACGTGTGGAACCGTCTCGCCGTCAGCTTCCGGACGCCGCACGCGGTGGAAGTAGCCGCCTGA
- a CDS encoding cytochrome ubiquinol oxidase subunit I codes for MMDTLLLSRIQFGANISFHILFPTITIALGWVLLFFKLRFNATGNMKWMDAYRFWVKVFALSFAMGVVSGITMSFQFGTNWPGFMETVGNVAGPLLAYEVLTAFFLEAVFLGIMLFGWNRVPGWLHTLATFLVAFGTTMSAFWIIVLNSWMHTPAGYEVIDGVVHATDWAAIIFNPSMPYRLTHMLLASGLTVAFLIAGLSAFRMLIGDRSEAVKNQLKVGAMMGALLIPVQILAGDMHGLNTLEHQPAKVAAMEGNWETDEGVPLLLFAIPDQEARENRMEIAIPYGASLILTHELDGEVPGLNDFVTEEGEILHPRVAPVFYGFRVMVGTGMAMLLLSWAAVAMMARKRTAEDGTRVCRGADGIGRPMLYAFVAMTFSGWLATLAGWYVTEIGRQPWLVQGVLQTKDAVAQVPSGMVLSTLIAYLAVYAVLTVTYVLVLFFLARRASKGERMRNFERPRSGAAVIPAE; via the coding sequence ATGATGGACACCCTTTTGCTGTCCCGGATCCAGTTCGGGGCCAACATCTCGTTCCACATCCTGTTCCCGACGATCACCATCGCGCTGGGCTGGGTGCTGTTGTTCTTCAAGCTCCGCTTCAACGCCACCGGCAACATGAAGTGGATGGACGCCTACCGCTTCTGGGTGAAGGTTTTCGCGCTGTCGTTCGCCATGGGCGTCGTCTCGGGCATCACGATGAGCTTCCAGTTCGGCACCAACTGGCCGGGCTTCATGGAGACGGTGGGCAATGTCGCCGGGCCGCTCCTCGCCTACGAGGTGCTGACGGCCTTCTTCCTGGAGGCGGTGTTCCTCGGCATCATGCTGTTCGGCTGGAACCGGGTGCCGGGCTGGCTGCACACGCTGGCCACGTTCCTGGTGGCGTTCGGCACCACGATGTCGGCGTTCTGGATCATCGTGCTGAACTCCTGGATGCACACGCCCGCGGGCTATGAGGTCATCGACGGGGTGGTGCACGCCACCGACTGGGCTGCGATCATCTTCAACCCGTCGATGCCGTACCGCCTGACGCATATGCTGCTGGCGAGCGGTCTGACGGTGGCCTTCCTGATCGCGGGTCTCTCCGCCTTCCGGATGCTGATCGGCGATCGGTCGGAGGCGGTGAAGAACCAGCTCAAGGTCGGTGCCATGATGGGTGCCCTGCTGATCCCGGTGCAGATCCTCGCGGGCGACATGCACGGCCTCAACACGCTGGAGCACCAGCCGGCCAAGGTCGCGGCGATGGAGGGCAACTGGGAGACGGACGAGGGCGTGCCGCTCCTCCTCTTCGCCATCCCAGATCAGGAGGCGCGGGAGAACCGGATGGAGATCGCCATTCCCTACGGCGCGTCGCTGATCCTGACCCATGAGCTCGACGGCGAGGTGCCGGGCCTGAACGACTTCGTGACGGAGGAGGGTGAGATCCTGCACCCCCGCGTCGCCCCGGTCTTCTACGGCTTCCGGGTGATGGTCGGCACCGGCATGGCCATGCTGCTCCTGAGCTGGGCCGCGGTGGCGATGATGGCGAGGAAGCGCACGGCCGAGGATGGGACGCGCGTGTGCCGCGGGGCGGACGGGATCGGCAGGCCGATGCTCTACGCCTTCGTCGCGATGACCTTCTCGGGCTGGCTGGCGACGCTCGCGGGCTGGTACGTGACCGAGATCGGGCGGCAGCCGTGGCTGGTGCAGGGCGTGCTGCAGACCAAGGACGCGGTGGCGCAGGTGCCCAGCGGCATGGTGCTGTCGACGCTGATCGCCTACCTCGCGGTCTACGCGGTGCTGACGGTGACCTACGTGCTGGTCCTCTTCTTCCTCGCCCGCCGTGCGTCGAAAGGGGAGCGGATGCGCAACTTCGAGCGCCCGCGCTCCGGCGCCGCCGTGATCCCGGCCGAGTGA
- the paaC gene encoding 1,2-phenylacetyl-CoA epoxidase subunit PaaC, with amino-acid sequence MFERLLEIADDHLILGHRLSELTGHAPTLEEELALPNIALDLIGQARALYEHAGIVEGKGRSEDDLAYLRPERAYRHCLLVERPNQDFAHVVLRQLYFSAFMAPYWHAAQESEDDTVAGIAGKAVKEARYHIRHAGEWVIRLGDGTEESAARMAEAVAELTRYTPELFEPDDTPGLPDPAEMRGEWDATIAHVFHEAKLELPEVPYPQTGGRAGRHGEVLGHLLAELQYMQRAYPGATW; translated from the coding sequence ATGTTCGAGCGGCTTCTGGAGATTGCGGACGACCACCTGATCCTCGGCCATCGGCTGTCGGAGCTGACCGGCCATGCTCCGACGCTGGAAGAGGAGCTGGCGCTGCCCAACATCGCGCTCGACCTCATCGGGCAGGCGCGGGCGCTTTATGAACATGCAGGGATCGTCGAGGGCAAGGGGCGGTCGGAGGACGACCTCGCCTATCTGCGCCCCGAGCGGGCCTATCGCCACTGCCTGCTCGTGGAGCGCCCCAATCAGGACTTCGCCCATGTGGTGCTGCGGCAGCTCTATTTCTCCGCCTTCATGGCGCCTTACTGGCACGCGGCGCAGGAGAGCGAGGACGACACTGTCGCGGGCATCGCCGGCAAGGCGGTGAAGGAGGCGCGCTATCACATCCGCCACGCGGGCGAGTGGGTGATCCGCCTCGGCGACGGGACGGAGGAGAGTGCGGCGCGCATGGCCGAGGCGGTGGCGGAGCTGACGCGCTACACGCCCGAGCTTTTCGAGCCCGACGACACGCCGGGCCTGCCCGATCCGGCGGAGATGCGGGGCGAGTGGGATGCGACCATTGCCCATGTCTTCCACGAGGCGAAGCTGGAGTTGCCCGAGGTGCCCTATCCGCAGACCGGCGGCCGGGCCGGGCGGCATGGCGAGGTGCTGGGCCACCTGCTCGCCGAACTGCAATACATGCAGCGCGCCTATCCGGGGGCGACATGGTGA
- a CDS encoding 2Fe-2S iron-sulfur cluster-binding protein, producing MAFETLKIAARRELTPDATVLTFDRSFDFVPGQYLTLKRGDVRRSYSICSGPGEPLSVGIRRVEDGAFSDGILRELSEGAEIEVMPPQGRFTCAVEEGAKVLLIAAGSGITPMMSIAKAVLESTSTGEVTLVYGNRDLTHIMFREELDALKDRFLGRLSVIHVLSREPQEIDLANGRIDGEKVRLLAERGLIDMEAEVYLCGPGGMIKSVEGALAELGVARERIHHELFTPEGGFVLPKTRKPTTTEGVPVEVMLDGTRRRFSARGDSETVLEAAARAGLELPYSCAGGMCCTCRAKVVEGTAEMDANYSLEPWELEAGFTLACQARVKDGPLVLDFDAS from the coding sequence ATGGCCTTCGAGACCCTGAAAATCGCCGCCCGCCGTGAGCTGACGCCTGACGCGACCGTGCTGACCTTCGACCGAAGCTTCGACTTCGTGCCTGGGCAGTACCTGACGCTGAAGAGGGGCGACGTGCGCCGTTCCTACTCGATCTGTTCGGGGCCCGGTGAGCCGCTGTCGGTGGGCATCCGGCGGGTGGAGGACGGCGCGTTCTCCGACGGGATTCTGCGGGAGCTGAGCGAGGGCGCGGAGATCGAGGTGATGCCGCCGCAGGGCCGCTTCACCTGTGCCGTGGAGGAGGGGGCCAAGGTGCTGCTGATCGCCGCGGGCTCCGGCATCACGCCGATGATGTCGATCGCGAAGGCGGTGCTGGAGAGCACGTCGACCGGCGAGGTGACGCTGGTCTACGGCAACCGCGACCTCACCCACATCATGTTCCGCGAGGAGCTGGACGCGCTGAAGGACCGCTTCCTCGGGCGGCTGTCGGTGATCCATGTGCTGAGCCGGGAGCCGCAGGAGATCGACCTCGCCAACGGGCGGATCGACGGGGAAAAGGTGCGGCTGCTGGCCGAACGCGGCCTGATCGACATGGAGGCGGAGGTCTACCTCTGCGGCCCCGGCGGGATGATCAAGTCGGTGGAGGGCGCGCTGGCGGAACTCGGCGTGGCGCGGGAGCGGATCCACCACGAGCTCTTCACGCCGGAGGGCGGCTTCGTGCTGCCCAAGACCCGCAAGCCCACGACGACCGAGGGGGTGCCGGTGGAGGTGATGCTCGACGGCACGCGGCGGCGCTTCTCGGCCAGGGGCGACAGCGAGACGGTGCTGGAGGCCGCGGCCCGTGCCGGGCTGGAGCTGCCCTATTCCTGCGCGGGCGGCATGTGCTGCACCTGCCGCGCCAAGGTGGTCGAGGGCACGGCGGAGATGGACGCCAACTACTCGCTGGAACCGTGGGAGCTGGAGGCGGGCTTCACCCTCGCCTGCCAGGCGCGGGTGAAGGACGGTCCGCTGGTGCTCGACTTCGACGCGAGCTGA
- a CDS encoding ABC transporter substrate-binding protein, translating to MSRVEITLGYIPLTDAALPILALELGFAAEEGVELTLVREPSWSNIRDKVAMGVYPAAHMLSPLAIALTAGVGPHHAPVVAPMLLGTNGNTLTATPALAERLRAKGAVFGDAASTGAALAQVEDLRVGVPFPHSMHRELVRFLIERSGGDADRVSFLTAPPRILPEVLAADEVDAFMVGEPWGSTSVDRGAGEVLLTGAQIWAGAPEKVLAFDAGWVEAQEDGALALVRALYRAALWAAGRESAASIAEILALPRYLDTSAEVIERALRGQVLAQSGGVPVEAPGLLRLDAPGALYPWISGAEWIADRAAPGWGIGRVEAQAAARATFRPDLLHAALAPLEGALPRPMAKVEGRLAAGDAVPGTRGPVLAGPDLFFDGSVFEPAD from the coding sequence ATGAGCCGGGTCGAGATCACGCTGGGCTACATTCCGCTGACGGACGCGGCGCTGCCGATCCTTGCGCTGGAGCTGGGCTTCGCCGCCGAGGAGGGTGTGGAGCTCACGCTGGTGCGGGAGCCGAGCTGGTCCAACATTCGCGACAAGGTGGCGATGGGGGTCTATCCGGCCGCCCACATGCTCAGCCCGCTGGCGATCGCTCTGACCGCAGGGGTGGGGCCGCATCATGCACCGGTGGTGGCTCCCATGCTGCTGGGCACCAACGGCAACACGCTGACGGCGACGCCTGCGCTGGCGGAGCGGTTGCGCGCGAAGGGGGCGGTCTTCGGCGATGCGGCCTCGACCGGGGCGGCGCTGGCGCAGGTGGAGGATCTGCGCGTCGGCGTCCCCTTTCCTCATTCGATGCATCGCGAGCTGGTGCGGTTCCTGATCGAGCGGTCGGGTGGCGATGCGGATCGCGTGAGCTTCCTGACCGCGCCGCCGCGGATCCTGCCGGAGGTGCTGGCGGCTGATGAGGTCGATGCCTTCATGGTCGGTGAGCCCTGGGGCTCGACCTCCGTCGACCGGGGGGCGGGCGAGGTGCTGCTGACCGGGGCGCAGATCTGGGCCGGCGCGCCGGAGAAGGTGCTGGCCTTCGACGCTGGCTGGGTCGAGGCGCAGGAGGATGGCGCGCTGGCACTGGTCCGGGCGCTCTATCGCGCGGCGCTCTGGGCCGCGGGGCGGGAGAGTGCGGCGTCGATCGCGGAGATCCTGGCGCTGCCCCGTTACCTCGACACCTCGGCGGAGGTGATCGAGCGGGCGCTGCGCGGACAGGTCCTGGCGCAATCCGGTGGAGTGCCCGTCGAGGCGCCGGGGCTGTTGCGGCTGGATGCGCCCGGTGCGCTCTATCCCTGGATCAGCGGGGCGGAGTGGATCGCGGATCGCGCGGCACCCGGCTGGGGCATCGGGCGGGTGGAGGCGCAGGCGGCGGCCCGCGCGACCTTCCGACCCGACCTGCTGCATGCCGCTCTGGCCCCGCTGGAGGGGGCCTTGCCCCGCCCGATGGCCAAGGTAGAAGGGCGGCTGGCGGCGGGAGATGCAGTGCCCGGCACCCGTGGTCCGGTGCTCGCCGGCCCCGATCTCTTCTTCGACGGATCGGTTTTCGAGCCCGCTGACTAG
- a CDS encoding GbsR/MarR family transcriptional regulator has translation MLSNLRQDFVLHFGEMGSRWGINRTVGQIYAVLFLADEPMCADEIQEALGVSRSNVSMGLKELQAWRLVRLSHKPGDRRDWFTTPDDLWEIVRILVEERKRREIDPTLTKLRELEMATPCASDAHAHARIAELRELIEMLTGFYDDMARLETERLVALMKMGRKLGKFVSSANVLRMKKA, from the coding sequence ATGCTCTCAAATCTCCGGCAGGACTTCGTGCTGCATTTCGGCGAGATGGGCTCGCGGTGGGGGATCAACCGGACCGTGGGGCAGATCTATGCCGTGCTGTTCCTCGCCGACGAGCCGATGTGCGCCGATGAGATCCAGGAGGCGCTCGGCGTCTCCCGCTCCAACGTCTCCATGGGCCTAAAGGAGTTGCAGGCCTGGCGGCTCGTCCGTCTCTCCCACAAGCCGGGGGACCGGCGCGACTGGTTCACCACCCCCGACGATCTGTGGGAGATCGTCCGCATCCTCGTGGAGGAGCGCAAAAGGCGCGAGATCGACCCCACGCTCACCAAACTGCGCGAGCTGGAGATGGCGACGCCTTGCGCCTCGGACGCGCATGCGCATGCCCGGATCGCCGAGCTGCGGGAGCTTATCGAAATGCTAACCGGTTTCTACGACGACATGGCGCGGCTGGAGACCGAGCGCCTCGTCGCGCTGATGAAGATGGGGCGCAAGCTCGGGAAATTCGTGAGCAGCGCCAACGTGTTGAGAATGAAGAAAGCGTAA
- the paaB gene encoding 1,2-phenylacetyl-CoA epoxidase subunit PaaB, producing MTEATPLWEVFIRPRNGLSHKHVGSLHAADATMALNAARDVYTRRGEGTSIWVVPSSAISASDPAAADENFDPAEGKVYRHPTFYDIPDDVGHM from the coding sequence ATGACCGAAGCCACGCCGCTCTGGGAAGTGTTCATCCGGCCCCGCAACGGGCTGAGCCACAAGCATGTGGGCTCGCTCCACGCCGCCGATGCGACCATGGCGCTGAACGCGGCGCGGGACGTCTACACGCGGCGCGGCGAGGGGACGTCGATCTGGGTGGTGCCGTCCTCCGCGATCAGCGCGTCGGACCCCGCGGCGGCGGACGAGAATTTCGATCCGGCGGAGGGGAAGGTCTATCGCCACCCGACCTTCTACGACATCCCCGACGACGTGGGGCATATGTGA
- a CDS encoding CmpA/NrtA family ABC transporter substrate-binding protein — protein MLATVLGTGAAHAEFIFPEKDELTFGFIKLTDMAPLAVAYELGYFEEEGLYVTLEPQANWKVLLDGVIDGQLDGAHMLAGQPLAATIGYGTEAHIVTPFSMDLNGNGITVSNEVWAMMEEHVPHDDAGLPIHPISAEALAPVVEAFNDRGESFNMGMVFPVSTHNYELRYWLAAGGLHPGYYSPDNTTGQIDADVLLSVTPPPQMPATLEAGTIHGYCVGEPWNQQAVFKGIGVPVITDYQIWENNPEKVFGMTAEFVEENPNTALLVTKALIRAAIWLDENDNANRPEAVEILSRPNYVGADAEVIAASMTGTFEFEEGDVRDIPDFNVFFRYYATYPFYSDAVWYLTQMRRWGQIAEPQPDSWFDEVARSVYRPDIYMQAAQMVIDEGYATEADFPFGTDGYKDPTDAFLDGVMYDGRQPNAYLDSLTIGLKGDESVGG, from the coding sequence ATGCTCGCCACGGTGCTCGGCACCGGCGCGGCCCATGCCGAGTTCATCTTTCCCGAGAAGGACGAGCTGACCTTCGGCTTCATCAAGCTCACCGACATGGCGCCGCTCGCGGTGGCCTACGAGCTCGGCTATTTCGAGGAGGAGGGCCTCTACGTCACGCTGGAGCCGCAGGCGAACTGGAAGGTTCTGCTCGACGGCGTGATCGACGGGCAGCTCGACGGCGCACACATGCTGGCCGGTCAGCCGCTGGCCGCCACGATTGGCTACGGGACCGAGGCGCATATCGTCACCCCGTTCTCCATGGACCTGAACGGCAACGGCATCACCGTGTCGAACGAGGTCTGGGCGATGATGGAGGAGCACGTTCCGCATGACGACGCGGGCCTGCCGATCCATCCGATTTCGGCCGAGGCGCTGGCGCCGGTGGTCGAGGCGTTCAACGACCGGGGCGAGAGCTTCAACATGGGGATGGTCTTCCCCGTCTCCACCCACAATTACGAGCTGCGCTACTGGCTGGCCGCCGGTGGCCTGCATCCGGGTTACTACTCCCCGGACAACACCACGGGTCAGATCGACGCCGACGTGCTCCTGTCCGTGACGCCGCCGCCGCAGATGCCGGCGACGCTGGAGGCGGGCACGATCCACGGCTACTGCGTGGGTGAGCCGTGGAACCAGCAGGCGGTGTTCAAGGGGATCGGCGTGCCGGTCATCACCGACTACCAGATTTGGGAGAACAACCCCGAGAAGGTCTTCGGCATGACGGCCGAGTTCGTGGAGGAGAACCCGAACACGGCGCTCCTCGTGACCAAGGCGCTGATCCGCGCGGCCATCTGGCTGGACGAGAACGACAACGCGAACCGGCCCGAGGCGGTCGAGATCCTGAGCCGTCCCAACTACGTCGGCGCGGATGCCGAGGTGATCGCGGCGTCGATGACCGGCACCTTCGAGTTCGAAGAGGGTGACGTGCGCGACATCCCGGACTTCAACGTCTTCTTCCGCTACTACGCGACCTATCCGTTCTACTCCGACGCCGTCTGGTACCTCACCCAGATGCGCCGCTGGGGCCAGATCGCCGAGCCGCAGCCCGACAGCTGGTTCGACGAGGTCGCCCGCTCGGTCTACCGCCCGGACATCTACATGCAGGCCGCGCAGATGGTGATCGACGAGGGCTATGCAACGGAAGCGGACTTCCCGTTCGGCACGGACGGCTACAAGGACCCGACCGACGCGTTCCTCGACGGCGTCATGTATGACGGCCGCCAGCCCAACGCCTACCTCGACAGCCTCACCATCGGGCTGAAGGGTGACGAGAGCGTGGGCGGCTGA
- a CDS encoding RrF2 family transcriptional regulator, whose translation MKLGDGVEQAVHSVTMLAVLPEGGLLSAAALAEFHGVSPSYLLKHLQALSAANLLATVPGPKGGYRLARPAEDITLLDIVLAVEGPEPAFRCKEIRQKGPNPLPKSAFQRPCQINAAMLRAERAYRAELRAVTVAQLVREVEEADHDGAIARRGCAFLDANIRHTPTSR comes from the coding sequence ATGAAGCTGGGAGATGGCGTCGAACAGGCCGTGCACTCCGTCACGATGCTGGCGGTGCTGCCCGAGGGCGGCCTCCTCTCCGCCGCCGCACTCGCGGAGTTTCACGGCGTCTCGCCCAGCTATCTGCTGAAGCACCTGCAGGCCCTGTCGGCGGCAAACCTGCTCGCAACGGTGCCGGGACCGAAAGGCGGCTACCGGCTCGCCCGACCGGCGGAGGACATCACCCTCCTCGACATCGTACTCGCGGTCGAGGGGCCCGAGCCTGCCTTTCGCTGCAAGGAGATCCGGCAAAAGGGCCCGAACCCGCTTCCGAAGAGCGCGTTCCAGCGACCCTGCCAGATCAACGCCGCCATGTTGCGTGCCGAACGCGCCTACCGTGCCGAGCTTCGCGCCGTGACCGTGGCCCAACTCGTCCGCGAGGTCGAAGAGGCCGACCACGATGGCGCCATCGCCCGCCGGGGCTGCGCCTTCCTCGACGCGAACATCCGCCACACCCCGACGTCCCGATGA
- a CDS encoding cytochrome d ubiquinol oxidase subunit II, with protein MMTLFGDPAIWLPIVFAGLMGLSILIYVILDGFDLGVGVLFPMARENEKDIMIASIGPFWDANETWLVLAIGLLLVAFPTAHGAILTALYLPVAIMLIGLILRGVAFEFRVKAPEEWRRFWNRSFFVGSLMTTLSQGFMLGIYIMGLEYTATSVAFAVLTAACLTLAYAFIGSAWLIHKMADDFQRRAVRWAQRALVGVVVGLGAVSIVTPLVSARVAEKWFSFPELMLLAPLPLMCGALIVLLWMALRALPTPDDRWNWFPFAAAIVLFTLAFFGLAYSFYPYVVLDQLTIYEAASAPESLIIILFGALFVLPMILGYTVLAYTVFRGKAQALTYY; from the coding sequence ATGATGACCCTGTTCGGAGATCCCGCCATCTGGCTGCCCATCGTCTTTGCCGGGCTGATGGGCCTCTCGATCCTGATCTACGTGATCCTCGATGGCTTCGACCTCGGCGTCGGTGTCCTGTTCCCCATGGCGCGGGAGAATGAGAAGGACATCATGATCGCCTCGATCGGGCCGTTCTGGGATGCGAACGAGACGTGGCTGGTGCTGGCGATCGGCCTCTTGCTCGTCGCGTTTCCGACGGCGCACGGCGCGATCCTGACGGCGCTCTACCTGCCCGTCGCGATCATGCTGATCGGCCTGATCCTGCGCGGCGTGGCCTTCGAGTTCCGGGTGAAGGCGCCGGAGGAGTGGCGGCGCTTCTGGAACCGGTCCTTCTTCGTCGGATCGCTGATGACGACGTTGAGCCAGGGTTTCATGCTGGGCATCTACATCATGGGACTGGAATACACCGCGACATCGGTGGCCTTTGCGGTGCTGACGGCGGCGTGTCTGACGCTCGCCTACGCGTTCATCGGGTCGGCCTGGCTGATCCACAAGATGGCCGATGATTTCCAGCGGCGGGCCGTGCGCTGGGCGCAGCGGGCGCTGGTGGGTGTGGTGGTGGGCCTCGGCGCCGTGTCGATCGTGACGCCGCTGGTCAGCGCGCGGGTGGCGGAGAAGTGGTTCTCCTTCCCCGAGCTGATGCTGCTCGCCCCGCTGCCGTTGATGTGCGGGGCGTTGATCGTGCTGCTGTGGATGGCGCTGCGGGCGCTGCCGACGCCGGACGACCGGTGGAACTGGTTCCCGTTCGCGGCGGCCATTGTGCTGTTCACCCTCGCCTTCTTCGGGCTCGCCTACTCGTTCTATCCTTACGTCGTGCTCGACCAGCTCACGATCTATGAGGCGGCGAGTGCGCCGGAGAGCCTGATCATTATCCTCTTCGGCGCGCTCTTCGTGCTGCCGATGATCCTGGGCTACACGGTGCTGGCCTACACCGTGTTCCGCGGCAAGGCGCAGGCGCTCACCTACTACTGA
- a CDS encoding ANTAR domain-containing response regulator — MDPERGEEIVSALREAGAGRVTRVEATAGLDRRLAEVAPDIVLVDLEHPSRDMLDALTLATEPTARPVAMFVDRSDRALMQAAIDAGVSAYVVDGLRADRVKPVLDMAIARFHSVGRLRAELEATRAALAERKTIDRAKGILMKARGLSEDEAYALLRKTAMDQGRRVAEVAESLVSAAGLLG, encoded by the coding sequence ATGGACCCGGAGCGGGGGGAGGAGATCGTCTCCGCCCTGCGCGAGGCCGGTGCGGGCCGCGTGACCCGGGTCGAGGCGACGGCGGGCCTCGACCGGCGGCTGGCGGAGGTGGCCCCCGACATCGTGCTCGTCGATCTGGAGCATCCGAGCCGCGACATGCTCGATGCGCTGACGCTCGCGACGGAGCCCACGGCGCGGCCCGTGGCGATGTTCGTGGACCGCTCGGACCGGGCGCTGATGCAGGCGGCGATCGATGCGGGCGTGTCGGCCTACGTGGTCGACGGGCTCAGGGCCGACCGGGTGAAACCGGTGCTCGACATGGCTATCGCGCGCTTCCACTCGGTCGGGCGGCTCAGGGCGGAGCTGGAGGCGACGCGGGCCGCATTGGCCGAGCGGAAGACCATCGACCGGGCCAAGGGCATCCTGATGAAGGCGCGGGGCCTCAGCGAGGACGAGGCCTACGCGCTCCTGCGCAAGACCGCGATGGATCAGGGCCGCCGGGTGGCGGAGGTGGCCGAGAGCCTCGTCTCCGCAGCGGGGCTGCTCGGATGA
- the paaD gene encoding 1,2-phenylacetyl-CoA epoxidase subunit PaaD, with the protein MVIALETRRAWEAAAAVPDPEVPCVTVEDLGILRSVEMEDGVAVARVTPTYSGCPAVLAIELAVEAALRDAGFEARVERVTRPAWTTDWITEEGREKLQAYGIAPPVKASNSVRALFGETVVACPRCGSTETERISEFGSTACKALYRCTSCAEPFDYFKCI; encoded by the coding sequence ATGGTGATCGCGCTGGAGACACGGCGCGCCTGGGAGGCCGCAGCCGCCGTCCCCGACCCGGAGGTGCCCTGCGTCACCGTCGAGGACCTCGGCATCCTGCGCTCGGTCGAGATGGAGGACGGGGTGGCCGTCGCCCGCGTGACCCCGACCTATTCCGGCTGCCCCGCCGTGCTCGCCATTGAGCTGGCGGTGGAGGCGGCGCTGCGCGATGCGGGGTTCGAAGCGCGGGTGGAGCGGGTCACGCGGCCCGCCTGGACCACGGACTGGATCACCGAGGAGGGGCGGGAGAAGCTGCAGGCCTACGGGATCGCACCGCCTGTGAAGGCGTCGAACTCCGTCCGCGCGTTGTTTGGTGAGACGGTCGTGGCCTGTCCGCGCTGCGGCTCGACCGAGACCGAGCGCATCTCCGAATTCGGCTCGACGGCGTGCAAGGCGCTTTACCGCTGCACGTCCTGCGCCGAGCCCTTCGACTATTTCAAGTGCATCTGA